AAACGCACATAGTTTGACAAAATTTTCTCGCGTACCATCAAGTTTGCCTCTTGCTGGAATACTATGTGCAAAGCATTTACTATCTAAAGATAAGATACCAATATATGATATACTACTTAGAGACGTTAGCTCACTGACTTTATCGTTCAACCATCTTTTGGACTGCAGCGATTGAAAATCAGATGAAAATAATTCATAACTTTGATCCGTACTTAGTCTATGCTGGAAACTGCTCTCAGCCATACGCAAAGCACCATCTacctacaatacaacaaattcaataGTTCTACTTATTGAACAAATTGTAAAAAACATATTTTGGATACTAtggtagcagcagcagcaggtaTGTCAAACTCGCCAACAGTTTTGCGTCCGTTGCCTGGAAACGTTTCTGCTAACAAAGTTTTAATGCAGCAGCTTTTCAACGTTTGTACAATGTAATTTACTAACGCTGTTTTGCAGTATTGAGATCCAGACTCCAATAGTGGTTTTCTGCCACATGCCCCAGCAGCATTGGTGCACGCCGGTTCCCTTCTGCAGTTCTTGCGTTAATTTGTTTGTCGCTGTTTTCGTCTTCAAGGGAAGAGACAATGTACACTGGAGGGTCAAATACTGTTGCTGCAGCTCGCACGACAATTTCATCCGCCCAAGTGCCCGGCATTTTCATACTGTTAATGTAGTCTGTCCATTCGAGTGGAATAAATTGAGAAAGATGTTCTCCTGAGTCCTGCTTAGACATAAAAGTAGCAATGTACACATATACTAGCTAATATGGTAAACAATACTTAATTATATTATGGTAGCATGCCAAATTTGCTACTATGTAGTACCGTGAAAGGATTTTCGTTTAGGTGCCGAACTATCGTCTTTCTAATCTTTTGGTGGGACATGTTGACACCGAAACGACTAAGTTGATTACTTAGTGCTCTAAAGAAACAGTTGCCGTCTCCTTTGACCTCTTTTCTCACAGTAAGACCCATTTCTTCAATACGGCAGACTAGAGAATAAGAAATGTCGTTCTTTGCCTGTTGTTCAACTTCGTGTTCATAAAGAGAGAATTGGGCTATCTGTGCAAGTTCGCTGTGTACCTGAGAAATAGTatattaatgtgtgtgtgtgtgtgtgtgtgtgtgtgtgtgtgtgtgtgtgtgtgtgtgtgtgtgtgtgtgtgtgtgtgtgtgtgtgtgtgtgtgtgtgtgtgtgtgtgtgtgtgtgtgtattgacaGCAATCAGCCTCAATGGTTGCATACCTTGTGAAGTCACAGTAGCTGAAATGCTGGGATTTTTCTTGACATAGCCGCTAAATGCAGTCGTTTTCTCAACATCTACAATAATAGAAGTGAAAATATGCAAAGCCCGTGTACACGTACAAGTAGAAGGTGCATGCCATGTCCTTACTTTCTTTAGCCTTCTTCAAGAGTAATAATTTTTTGGCTAGTGCTTGTCTGGTATTTTCTTCCTCGGCTGTAAGGGATGTGATATCCGATACTGCAAACCATTTAGTAGCTGTTTGCTCGCCGATTACGCGCACTAGGTACCGATTCTTCTGAAAGTTGGTTTTTATAATTTTTCCTTTGCCAATAACCGGGGTAACCGGTAGCTTGTTCCATTTCTTTCGGCTGATACTCGTATGTAAACGAACTAGGACTGCATCACCGACGCTGTATGTAGAAGGCGGATAAGATGCTGCTTAACGTTTCGCTTGTCGATAAGCAGTTGTTTGCGACGAATCGTAGGCTTGTTTCCTTACACGTTCAAGAATATTGAGCTCAGTCTCAATTACGTGATTGTCGTCATCGTCGCTAGTGTTGCTGTGAATGTCATCGCTAGCAATAGATAGCGTCTAAAATGTTCATATATTAGTGAAGCAAATGCTTAAAAATGACAGAATGCAGAAAACTTGATAACCTCACTGTCGCTGCCAATGCCTATTTCTAACTGGCTTTCTGAATCAAGACTTCGCTTATAGAGAACTACGTTTGATTCGCGTCCAAAAAACACGTGAAATGGACTTCTCATACCTGAACAAGAACCATCTAACTTTTATTTCTTATCTAATGTTACATTTTtctagacaattaattaagtataccAAGTGAACTGTGTGAGCTGTTGTTGTACAGCTGCGCGTATTTTTGTAGTACACCGACCCAGTCGACTCCAGACGTTGTTGCTAAATTGTTGTAGAGGTCAAATTTCAGCTTCTCCTTCCACGTTCGATGAAACCGTTCATCCTAGCACATAACATTTTTAACTACTACATGCGTACGTTACGTAAAATCTAAAATGTATTAAGGTCGAAATACAAGCTATACGTTTTGTGAGGAGCACTACAATACTCTTTAGATACCTTTCCTTGGGACTGAGGATGATAAGGCGATCCGTATATCATCCGACAATTGAAAGCTTTCATAACTTGTCTAGTCACGCGTGCCGTAAATCCTTTGCCTTGGTCGCATTGCAGCAATCGTGGTGGACCAAAAATTGAATACACAGAGCTAAGGTGTTGAGCTACGACTTTTGCTGACTTGTCGGACAGAGGTTGTAAAATGACGTAACGACTGAATACGTCCAATAAAGACAACACGTACTTGTACGTGATTTCACCTTTTGTTATTGCTAGTTTTCGTAGGTCCACAATGTCTACCTGATTCCTTCTCATCACTCTACGTGAGGAAATACTGCGCAGAGGCGGACGATTTGAAAATAGTGGCTTTCGTTTTTGTTTTTCAGGAAACGTGTTGAGACGTTTTTGAATACCATGTTGGCCTCCCAATCCAACAAAGTGTATCTTCCAATTCTGTGGTACAACTTTCTTGCTCCTTCTTTTTTCGTGCTCTGGTACTCTTTTCGAATTGCATCTGTAACCTCACATCTCTTGAGAGCAATTTTTCCTGACTTCTTATAAACTAGTCTTGTTTCTTTCTGGCCTGTCAACGGATTGTGAGTAGTTTGAACGTCATAGTGTTTTCTCTTTCGCACAGCAACACGTTCTTCTTTTGATCTTTCTGATTTCGGCGCACACGTGTACGCATTGACGAGAAGAGCAAGTAGAATACTGTAAACCGCGTCATCCAAAGCAGAAggtcctcttcctcttccttgtTTACTGCCGTTCTGGTTCATGGCTAGAGCAAGCACACGCATACAGTGACTACCAGGTAAAATCGACTCAATATATAGGTACTGCAACTGTAGAGAAGCAGATTGTTAGCGCACACAATTCAGGGCAAATTCTTCTCACGCCTACAGTTTCGTGTACGCAAAACTGATAATTCTGTGTCGATTCGTAGTTTGATGAAGATAGCGTAGTTCTAGTTGTCGCTTGGCTTATGTGTATAGTGTTTCGTAGTGACGACGTTGGCAAGTAAACGCAATTGTTattcacatgtacagtactaaATTACAAAACGGTTGACGTAGGCCAAGTGTGACAACGAGTTACACGTGCGTCATCTACCTGCTAATTTCTAGTGCTACGACGACATCATCGTGAACTCACGATGACACACTCGTAATGTCGTAATCATTAGTGTAGTAAATTGTTCCTAGACGTTATGTTAGCAGTGTGAACCCAACGTCCAGAAAACGAAGGCAATGCGTATGCAGGTAATTTGAAGTTATAATGCGCACCTGCTTTGGGTAGAGAACTTGTTTGGATTGTGATTAACGAGGTGTCAATTAAtgtcatgtgtgcatgcatggaccAGCTGTTGGAGGTGATTTCGATTCTGTGTGGCAGATCTATAGAGACGAACGTGCCAAATTCTCAGTCTTCTTTTTACATAGAGGAATTCTTGTGCtctgtgtgttgttgcactAGCGAGGACGACTACAGTTGTAGCTATATAACACAGCGTTTGCAAAGTGGAAAGTCGCTTGACAGCGGACTAGaacgtttgtttgtatattacaCTAAATTCGCTGAAGTATAATATTCGTATAGCCTCGCAGAACTTCAGCTAATTAGACTATTCCTTCACACTTAAAAAACTGCATTACTCTGCAACGCCAAGTTTTGTTGGACGCGTAGACTTTCAGGAACGCTTCTACCAGGATACTGCTAACGCCACAAAGTGAGAAACACGAGAAGTGGTACAAAAGTTTCAATGGAATACTATCACCGATCTATATAATTCAAAGCAAAAACGTAATTATTGCAAATAAGAAGCAATCTTGAATACACTACCAAGGCACACAAagaacaaccaaacaacagagatagacaaagaaatCGAGAAACAACCAAAAGTAAGCATTGGTTCAGAAATAATATTGGACAACAACAGTACGGTACACAAGAAACAAGcgaacgacagacagacagacagacagacagacagacagacagaaacacagacagacagacagacagaaacacagacagccagccagacagacagacagacagacagacatacagacacagctatcaagaaacgaagacggaaagccaaatgcatcaaccttcaagacatactggagatctgtgttttctatgTGTCTACatcgatcaaatgctagagtgattgacagaaaaataaagaagattgtttcaagagacagcaacataaacataaatggTTGTAGGTAGAAGCAAgtcctattggcttgggtagtatttagttgctttgcttagatggtgtataatagttcaatgtttgaaaatatgtgtattgacagacagacagacagacagacagacagacagtcagtcagtcagtcagacagacagacagacagacagacagacatacagacagtcagtcagacagacagacagacagacagacagacagacagacagacagacagacagacagacttagacacttttccactgatcactcttgcattgcatctttgtatacacactcatatctgcatgcatgcgcatagctgcatgctgattagtatagttcttgtcttcattttcttgtctgcatatcctgattctactgcagcacatttgctgtgtcaccattcaaagaaagatagacagacgtgCAGACTAAATGGCAGAAAGATACAGaagatgcatgtatacaagaaaacaagatttCACTAAACAAACGGATCGTTTTATAGTGTACAACaacgcagacaaacaaccatcaaTACCCATCTGAGAAACTAAGTGCAAATAAGTGATTTTACATCAGATACATTTAATTAGTTGTTTCTCGAACTACATATATTCacttattttctcttctgttctgGAAGTCATCACCGATctttggtcgtgcgcaaccaaTTTCAGAGACGTAGATCGTCTTCCTTGCGTAGACAGTAGGCATACGTCACTGTGCACCTAAGTATCGATCGATGCCATGCAGGATCGATGCATAAATCTGCAGCTAACCGCAGCATTGTACGCACTAAAACATTCTTAGGCACATCACCATGTCTCTACACTCAGTGATcggatcatgtttgtttatcttgtaacgcacaagacattcttactccgcctactttcaacacgcccgctaccagacgagcTGAGGTTTGCCTCAAAaggaaacgtcagacacgcgaaattgcgatcgacaatgtcgtgatgacttcggtattcatatgaagccaaatacaaacgaagaagaagcaggtcgcactcgatttcggctcatcgagacgtctgggagacgcgtgaaaattatcatggctgtacagggactatttggttccgtggactatttggtcgcgggcaattatctcgcttctatttggttcccgaaaccgtttaactagggcttatttggtttcagccacctgcagggactatttggtcgcgtggactatttggtttcgcatttattgcgcctcgaatcggcactctccaactcttacagctgtacgagacggacgcgaacgacgtgacgatggccatgataattttcacgcctgtcccagacgtctcgatgagccgaaatcgagtgcgacctgcttcttcttcgtttgtatttggcttcatgtgaataccgaagtcatcacgacattgtcgatcgcaattttgcgtgtctgacgtttccttttgaggcaaatctcggctcgtctggtagcgggcgtgttgaaagtaggcggagtaagaatgtcttgtgggttacaaggtaaacaaacatgatccgATCACCGAGTGTAGATGTGCCGcggttagctaattagttgtccggtctgttgtctgcatgcTGTACTCGGCTTCCTGCGATGATGGATATGCAATCTGCGAAaacagcctgtctgtctgtctgtcttttgcggaagctgtcaaggctttctgtgcgctcattaggagatgacagtgttttgggagtagatagagacattcagtgttttactcattagcaatagtctcggactacaagtagaacatttcattttaacaataactgtttgtagtagtgaagattgttgacaataaacttgatcctgtctgtctgtctgtctgtctgtctgtctgtctgtctgtctgtctgtctgtctgtctgtcggtctgtcaaattttcatatatttttatacatcaaagctaatacaggtgaaactaaagtaacagctaatgaacaacaagtgtcacaactacaattacaattacacaaataacaattagcattaaaaagctcccctacggagcctacaaaccgaaatttagtttactgaattgaaagttgaacaacatctaaactctggtcagtattctgtccatatgttactctgatcatctttctagccaacaccgaggcattgcaacgctgaagttgtactgacaagcgtcttctccaatgtgttttaaaatctgagggattgtttcttccttcttcatctctatatagtttggaaagtttattgaggaacgttgatgcttcttctccccacccaccaaagtgctcgaaaactagtggaataagggtaggagtgtaccctccaggcaactgctcttgagaatatttgctatgtttgatgtcttctcttcttcttgctgcagctccatc
The sequence above is drawn from the Corticium candelabrum chromosome 8, ooCorCand1.1, whole genome shotgun sequence genome and encodes:
- the LOC134183454 gene encoding sentrin-specific protease 2-like isoform X2, which gives rise to MGLTVRKEVKGDGNCFFRALSNQLSRFGVNMSHQKIRKTIVRHLNENPFTLVYVYIATFMSKQDSGEHLSQFIPLEWTDYINSMKMPGTWADEIVVRAAATVFDPPVYIVSSLEDENSDKQINARTAEGNRRAPMLLGHVAENHYWSLDLNTAKQQTFPGNGRKTVGEFDIPAAAATIVDGALRMAESSFQHRLSTDQSYELFSSDFQSLQSKRWLNDKIVNALHIVFQQEANLMNSNRVLSINSYLVPSYGKRGYDGVWRATMEVNVFEYELIAIPVHRKNHWIEVIVDIFEKCLNVIDSAGNTHDAVCDCIILWLCDEHRRKYGTLSNKDFWQKKYLVSKVSGCVRLYIEKPQQIDSVNCGVWTCVNMRDYSLLGKLQRREMNGNRTTLACVSPSTLSHQFMRKRQ
- the LOC134183454 gene encoding uncharacterized protein LOC134183454 isoform X3, translated to MGLTVRKEVKGDGNCFFRALSNQLSRFGVNMSHQKIRKTIVRHLNENPFTLVYVYIATFMSKQDSGEHLSQFIPLEWTDYINSMKMPGTWADEIVVRAAATVFDPPVYIVSSLEDENSDKQINARTAEGNRRAPMLLGHVAENHYWSLDLNTAKQPETFPGNGRKTVGEFDIPAAAATIVDGALRMAESSFQHRLSTDQSYELFSSDFQSLQSKRWLNDKIVNALHIVFQQEANLMNSNRVLSINSYLVPSYGKRGYDGVWRATMEVNVFEYELIAIPVHRKNHWIEVIVDIFEKCLNVIDSAGNTHDAVCDCIILWLCDEHRRKYGTLSNKDFWQKKYLVSKEKPQQIDSVNCGVWTCVNMRDYSLLGKLQRREMNGNRTTLACVSPSTLSHQFMRKRQ
- the LOC134183454 gene encoding uncharacterized protein LOC134183454 isoform X1 yields the protein MGLTVRKEVKGDGNCFFRALSNQLSRFGVNMSHQKIRKTIVRHLNENPFTLVYVYIATFMSKQDSGEHLSQFIPLEWTDYINSMKMPGTWADEIVVRAAATVFDPPVYIVSSLEDENSDKQINARTAEGNRRAPMLLGHVAENHYWSLDLNTAKQPETFPGNGRKTVGEFDIPAAAATIVDGALRMAESSFQHRLSTDQSYELFSSDFQSLQSKRWLNDKIVNALHIVFQQEANLMNSNRVLSINSYLVPSYGKRGYDGVWRATMEVNVFEYELIAIPVHRKNHWIEVIVDIFEKCLNVIDSAGNTHDAVCDCIILWLCDEHRRKYGTLSNKDFWQKKYLVSKVSGCVRLYIEKPQQIDSVNCGVWTCVNMRDYSLLGKLQRREMNGNRTTLACVSPSTLSHQFMRKRQ
- the LOC134183454 gene encoding uncharacterized protein LOC134183454 isoform X4, with amino-acid sequence MGLTVRKEVKGDGNCFFRALSNQLSRFGVNMSHQKIRKTIVRHLNENPFTDSGEHLSQFIPLEWTDYINSMKMPGTWADEIVVRAAATVFDPPVYIVSSLEDENSDKQINARTAEGNRRAPMLLGHVAENHYWSLDLNTAKQPETFPGNGRKTVGEFDIPAAAATIVDGALRMAESSFQHRLSTDQSYELFSSDFQSLQSKRWLNDKIVNALHIVFQQEANLMNSNRVLSINSYLVPSYGKRGYDGVWRATMEVNVFEYELIAIPVHRKNHWIEVIVDIFEKCLNVIDSAGNTHDAVCDCIILWLCDEHRRKYGTLSNKDFWQKKYLVSKVSGCVRLYIEKPQQIDSVNCGVWTCVNMRDYSLLGKLQRREMNGNRTTLACVSPSTLSHQFMRKRQ
- the LOC134183699 gene encoding uncharacterized protein LOC134183699 — protein: MGGGPVWSHNSVVLCWSECMSSLQCQHQIEPKDRYTTSNNRADIVVFDSTCGENVELDVALAHPWSQDILRSAATTDGAAARRREDIKHSKYSQEQLPGGYTPTLIPLVFEHFGGWGEEASTFLNKLSKLYRDEEGRNNPSDFKTHWRRRLSVQLQRCNASVLARKMIRVTYGQNTDQSLDVVQLSIQ